AAGCGATCTCCAGTTGATGCGAAGCGACAAATTGGGATACAATGCCCCGATTGTTATTGTGGACCGGAAGTATTATACTTATGAAGACCCGAAATTCAGCATTGCCAATTCCCCGATCAATAGTGCGGATATGGAGAAGATGAAGGAGATTGTCAGTGTTTTGAAACACCTGAACGGATTTCATTATTTTGATGAAATGAGTGACATGATTGCCAAACTGGAAAACAACCTGCATAAATCTTCGGACAAGGGCAGGAACTACATCCAGTTTGAAAGTAATGCCCAATTAAAGGGACTGGAACACATCAATCCCATTTACCAGGCGATCCTGGGTAAAAATCCATTACTTATCGAATACAAGTCTTTTAAGGCTCAAAAATCCAGTCAGGAGATCTACCATCCCTACCTGCTTAAAGAATACCGTAACCGCTGGTTCCTTATTGGACAATCCAAACACACTCATCTTGTAACGTTGGCACTGGATCGGATCATAGGATTCTATATTTTACCACAGGCCTCATTCATAGCTTATGAAGGGGTTGACTTTGACCGCTATTTTGATGATGTACTGGGTGTTACCAAAACGGCACAGGAACGGGCACAAAAAGTCATCCTGGAATTTACGAATGCCCATGCCCCGTATGTCATCACCAAACCGCTGCATCATTCCCAGACGGTACTCCAGCAAAATGAAAGCGGTATCAGGATCCGTATTGATGTGATCCTCAATTTTGAATTGGAACGTGAAATACTAGGGTTTGGCGACGGAATCAAGGTTGTCTCACCGCGCCATCTTATCCGAAGGATTGCCAAGAGGCTTGAAAATGCCCAAAATCAATATTTTGAGATATAAAAAAACCTCCCAGGCTAACGCTTGGGAGGTTTTTAATTTTATTGCTACATTCTTTAGTAGTCCCTGTTTACATCAAATGCTTCCAGGTATTCGGCCACGCGTTTTACGAAGCTTCCTCCCAATGCACCATCAACAACCCTGTGGTCATAACTGTGGGATAAGAACATTTTCTGACGGATCCCGATGAAATCTCCTTCTGGCGTTTCAATTACAGCCGGCACTTTACGGATCGCACCCAGTGCTAAAATCCCTACTTGTGGCTGGTTGATAATTGGTGTTCCAAAAACGCTCCCAAAAGTTCCTACATTCGTTACCGTATAAGTACCACCCTGTGTATCGTCTGGTTTTAGTTTTCCGGCTTTCGCTCGGTTTCCTAAATCATTTACGG
The Flavobacterium kingsejongi genome window above contains:
- a CDS encoding helix-turn-helix transcriptional regulator; the encoded protein is MATNKLALIRYKTIDNCLKNRFRKWSLEDLMEKVSDALYEYEGITTGISKRTLQSDLQLMRSDKLGYNAPIVIVDRKYYTYEDPKFSIANSPINSADMEKMKEIVSVLKHLNGFHYFDEMSDMIAKLENNLHKSSDKGRNYIQFESNAQLKGLEHINPIYQAILGKNPLLIEYKSFKAQKSSQEIYHPYLLKEYRNRWFLIGQSKHTHLVTLALDRIIGFYILPQASFIAYEGVDFDRYFDDVLGVTKTAQERAQKVILEFTNAHAPYVITKPLHHSQTVLQQNESGIRIRIDVILNFELEREILGFGDGIKVVSPRHLIRRIAKRLENAQNQYFEI